From a single Paenibacillus sp. FSL R5-0345 genomic region:
- a CDS encoding alpha-L-fucosidase, with protein sequence MGTREERTRWFLQDRFGMFIHWGLYSIPARGEWIRGNERMSREHYMTYFDEFDASRYDPKKWASAAKAAGQKYAVLTTKHHDGFCLFDSKLTDFKATNTPAGRDLVREYVDAFRAEGIAVGLYYSIIDWHHDDYPGYGDKAHPDRDNEAAKDKPIDFDRYLEYMHGQVKELLTNYGKIDIMWFDFSYDNMTGEKWKATELIRMIRSIQPDIIIDNRLGGNIRAAEPEEYAGDFFSPEQIIPPGGIVDVNGQSIPWEACITLNDNWGYHSEDKNYKSTQQVIRSMVECISKNGNLLLNIGPDAKGEMTRESLVILDEVGEWMRLNGDSIYGCGSSLLAKPEWGRYTQKGNKLYAHVYDRGIGPIYFQGLKGKIKKARLLRDGTELKVEAPWMAEEYSDVNGGAFITLKGAKLPDEMDTVIELELFN encoded by the coding sequence ATGGGTACAAGAGAAGAAAGAACGAGATGGTTCTTGCAGGATAGATTCGGCATGTTCATTCATTGGGGATTATATTCAATTCCTGCACGAGGTGAGTGGATACGTGGGAACGAGCGAATGAGTAGAGAGCACTACATGACGTATTTCGATGAATTTGACGCATCTCGATATGACCCGAAGAAGTGGGCCAGCGCAGCAAAAGCAGCGGGGCAGAAGTATGCGGTTCTTACGACCAAGCACCACGACGGATTCTGCTTGTTTGATAGTAAGCTAACTGATTTCAAGGCGACTAACACGCCCGCTGGACGTGATCTTGTACGAGAATATGTAGACGCTTTCCGGGCAGAGGGTATTGCTGTAGGTTTGTACTACTCTATTATTGATTGGCATCATGATGATTACCCTGGATATGGTGATAAAGCGCATCCGGATCGGGACAATGAAGCGGCCAAAGACAAGCCGATTGATTTTGATAGATATTTGGAGTATATGCATGGACAAGTGAAGGAACTGTTGACGAATTACGGCAAAATCGACATCATGTGGTTTGACTTCTCCTACGATAATATGACCGGAGAGAAATGGAAAGCAACGGAGCTAATCCGTATGATTCGCTCTATCCAGCCGGATATTATTATCGACAATCGTTTGGGTGGGAATATCCGCGCGGCCGAGCCAGAAGAATATGCTGGAGATTTCTTCTCTCCAGAGCAAATCATTCCTCCTGGCGGCATCGTTGACGTGAATGGTCAATCGATCCCTTGGGAAGCATGTATTACGCTAAACGATAACTGGGGTTATCATTCCGAAGATAAAAATTATAAATCAACCCAGCAGGTCATTCGCTCGATGGTTGAATGTATCAGTAAGAACGGTAACCTGCTTCTTAACATTGGTCCAGATGCCAAAGGTGAAATGACAAGGGAATCGCTTGTCATCCTTGATGAAGTGGGCGAGTGGATGCGTCTGAACGGTGATAGTATTTATGGCTGCGGTAGTTCTTTGCTTGCTAAGCCGGAGTGGGGCCGTTATACGCAAAAAGGGAATAAGTTGTATGCACATGTCTACGATCGTGGAATTGGTCCGATCTATTTCCAAGGCTTGAAGGGGAAGATTAAGAAGGCTAGATTACTACGAGATGGCACCGAATTGAAGGTAGAAGCACCTTGGATGGCTGAAGAATATTCAGATGTTAACGGTGGAGCGTTTATTACATTAAAAGGGGCCAAACTGCCCGACGAAATGGATACGGTTATTGAGCTAGAACTTTTTAATTAA
- a CDS encoding ROK family protein produces MHKVDSYVVGIDLGGTKIAAALFDSKGVLLNRELMETAGARTAEEVVQRMIGMIRSVSEGRPLIGVGLASPGAVNSQDGIVIHGTNLPEWDNVPLKRWMESELGVEVKVVNDANAAAWGEYVRGAGKGSNNMVYVTFSTGIGAGIVMDGELLLGTNSFAGELGHNIIDPSGTECSCGRYGCWEVFASGTAIRDMALRRMESGTSMITELANRSGEKINSRHVFEAMALKDPVAVEVIERTIHYMAIGLANAVHTFNPDRIVIGGGVSKAGELLFPALREKTEELVMKPYKGTYTIESAGLRDDVGLIGAAALFHTV; encoded by the coding sequence ATGCATAAGGTAGATAGTTACGTAGTTGGAATTGATTTAGGTGGGACAAAAATTGCCGCAGCATTATTCGATTCAAAAGGTGTTTTGTTGAATCGAGAGTTGATGGAGACGGCCGGAGCACGCACTGCGGAAGAGGTAGTACAGCGAATGATCGGAATGATACGTTCCGTTTCTGAAGGACGACCGCTAATTGGGGTTGGACTTGCTTCTCCCGGAGCAGTGAACAGCCAGGATGGAATTGTTATTCACGGTACCAATCTTCCTGAATGGGACAATGTTCCACTGAAGCGTTGGATGGAGTCAGAACTTGGTGTTGAAGTGAAAGTGGTAAACGATGCGAATGCTGCAGCTTGGGGCGAGTATGTAAGAGGAGCTGGCAAAGGTTCAAACAACATGGTATATGTTACCTTCAGCACAGGAATTGGAGCTGGCATTGTCATGGATGGTGAGCTATTGCTCGGCACGAACTCATTTGCAGGAGAACTCGGTCATAATATTATTGACCCGAGCGGAACGGAATGTAGCTGTGGAAGATATGGATGCTGGGAAGTATTTGCTTCGGGTACAGCGATTCGGGACATGGCACTGCGGAGGATGGAGAGCGGAACGTCGATGATTACAGAGCTGGCTAATAGAAGTGGTGAAAAGATTAATTCTCGACACGTCTTCGAAGCGATGGCACTAAAAGATCCGGTAGCTGTCGAGGTGATTGAGCGAACAATTCATTATATGGCGATTGGATTAGCTAACGCGGTACATACGTTTAATCCAGATCGCATTGTAATTGGTGGAGGCGTAAGCAAAGCTGGTGAACTACTGTTTCCGGCGCTGAGAGAGAAAACAGAGGAACTTGTCATGAAGCCGTATAAAGGAACTTATACTATTGAGTCAGCAGGTCTGAGGGATGATGTAGGTCTTATAGGCGCTGCGGCATTATTTCATACCGTCTAG
- a CDS encoding copper homeostasis protein CutC: MRLEVIATCMDDALTAEANGADRLELITAITEGGLTPGIGLVEQVAKSVRIPVFVMIRPHSRSFNYSKYDILTMASEIRQIAASGASGVVLGALTEEGTIDERALETLLPLTDGLQVTFHRAFDELEDQIAGYRTLCNYPQITRILTSAGPGPAPDAIPAMRRLVEESRGSSINILAGSGLKPEGITSFIQQTGVTEVHFGSAVRYGKDALSPIDPVALRALAENIHSNG; this comes from the coding sequence ATGAGATTGGAAGTCATCGCTACTTGTATGGATGATGCTCTGACGGCTGAGGCGAATGGGGCAGATCGCCTTGAGCTCATTACTGCCATTACAGAAGGTGGATTAACACCGGGAATAGGATTGGTGGAGCAAGTAGCCAAATCGGTTCGTATTCCTGTCTTTGTTATGATCCGTCCACACAGTAGATCATTTAACTATTCCAAGTATGATATTTTGACTATGGCCTCAGAAATCAGACAGATTGCAGCCAGCGGTGCGTCGGGGGTTGTTCTCGGCGCACTAACAGAGGAAGGAACGATCGATGAGCGAGCGCTTGAAACATTATTACCGTTGACAGATGGCTTACAAGTAACCTTCCATCGTGCTTTTGATGAGCTGGAGGATCAAATTGCAGGTTATCGAACGCTTTGTAATTATCCGCAAATCACACGTATTCTTACCTCTGCTGGACCTGGTCCAGCACCTGATGCCATTCCCGCTATGCGTAGGCTAGTAGAGGAATCTAGAGGTAGTTCGATTAATATATTGGCTGGAAGCGGTCTGAAGCCAGAAGGTATTACATCCTTTATTCAACAGACAGGAGTCACGGAAGTACATTTTGGATCGGCTGTTCGTTATGGCAAAGACGCTTTGTCTCCAATCGATCCAGTAGCCCTGCGGGCGTTAGCTGAGAATATTCATTCTAACGGCTAA
- a CDS encoding leucyl aminopeptidase family protein: MNILFDSANVADTIVYLAYDEESFPFKLGAAHKQCSSVTWLHARTEEESDVLAVGMGKRKDITLEKIRRAGGAAARSILKERRSSASLVRLASEAVNRNSDISAADELQAWMEGWILGLYRFQTYRGTTKVEGSVDLQLQSLDWPELSSVEIEAVRVSAQIRAEGAIVARDLVNEVPGTLNPDRFAEWMAEFFDRDDAALKVHIYRGQELVDLQMNGLISVGAGSKHSPALVEIRYESNPELPMLALVGKGVTFDLGGMNVKTASDISDARMDMGGAAAVIGAMDILIRKRANVNVTALIPVVDNVPDAEAMLPSSVIRYPNGLTVQVANTDGEGRLIIADALIHAANIGANQAIDIATLTGNVGAALGLGIAGIWGDADITQSLVEIGERNGERLWPMPLMDEYEADLRSNYADLRNVSTSPFAGAITAALFIRRFVAESMSWVHIDMAGTVQYKQDVGYSEAGATGYGARLLADYVMKQIHQ; the protein is encoded by the coding sequence ATGAATATCTTATTCGATTCCGCTAACGTGGCGGATACTATTGTCTATTTAGCTTATGACGAGGAGTCATTTCCTTTTAAACTGGGAGCGGCTCACAAACAGTGCAGCAGTGTGACTTGGTTACATGCCCGCACTGAGGAAGAGTCTGACGTATTAGCGGTAGGCATGGGAAAGCGCAAGGATATTACGCTTGAGAAGATTCGCCGAGCAGGAGGAGCTGCTGCTCGTTCTATCTTGAAAGAAAGACGCAGTAGTGCTTCACTAGTGAGATTAGCCTCTGAGGCTGTAAATAGGAACAGTGATATTTCTGCTGCTGATGAATTACAAGCTTGGATGGAAGGCTGGATTCTCGGGTTGTACCGTTTCCAAACTTATCGCGGAACGACCAAGGTTGAAGGCTCTGTTGATTTACAGCTTCAATCCTTAGATTGGCCTGAACTGTCTTCTGTTGAAATAGAAGCTGTACGGGTTTCTGCACAGATACGTGCTGAAGGAGCAATCGTTGCTCGTGATCTTGTGAATGAAGTGCCCGGGACACTAAACCCTGATCGTTTCGCGGAATGGATGGCTGAATTTTTTGACCGTGATGATGCTGCATTAAAAGTTCATATCTATCGAGGGCAGGAGCTTGTGGATCTTCAGATGAATGGACTGATCTCTGTTGGAGCAGGGAGCAAGCATTCTCCAGCTCTGGTTGAAATTCGTTACGAGAGCAACCCTGAATTACCGATGTTAGCACTGGTAGGTAAAGGTGTAACCTTTGACTTAGGTGGCATGAACGTGAAGACAGCCAGTGATATTAGCGATGCACGCATGGATATGGGCGGTGCGGCTGCTGTAATTGGGGCTATGGATATTTTGATACGGAAGCGTGCCAATGTAAATGTGACTGCACTTATTCCGGTTGTTGATAATGTGCCGGATGCTGAGGCGATGTTGCCTTCATCTGTTATCCGCTACCCTAACGGGTTAACCGTTCAGGTTGCAAATACAGATGGTGAGGGTCGACTTATCATAGCGGATGCGCTTATTCATGCCGCGAATATCGGAGCGAACCAAGCGATCGATATCGCTACCCTAACTGGAAATGTCGGTGCGGCGCTGGGATTAGGTATCGCAGGTATATGGGGCGATGCTGATATAACGCAGAGCCTGGTAGAGATTGGTGAGCGAAATGGGGAACGCTTGTGGCCCATGCCGCTAATGGATGAATATGAAGCAGATTTGCGGAGTAATTACGCTGATCTGCGCAATGTTAGTACGTCCCCATTTGCAGGTGCGATAACAGCAGCCCTATTTATTCGGCGCTTTGTAGCAGAGTCGATGAGCTGGGTTCATATTGATATGGCAGGGACGGTACAGTACAAGCAGGATGTGGGGTATTCAGAAGCTGGAGCGACGGGATATGGTGCACGCCTGCTCGCCGATTATGTCATGAAGCAAATACATCAATAA
- a CDS encoding ABC transporter ATP-binding protein codes for MKETPLIEVKSLKKFFSVKKGFFGTTRYLHAVDGISFAIRKGETFSLVGESGCGKSTTGRLVTRLLEPNDGEVWFKGQNISHISDNQMRPIRKDMQMVFQDPYASLNPRMKVKDLVAEPLLIHTKLSSKERDKLACELLETVGLNSFHAERFAFEFSGGQRQRIGIARALSVRPSLIVADEPVSALDVSIQSQVLNLLQDLQEEYGLTYLFISHDLSVVEHISDRIGVMYLGSLVETADKDTLYDRPMHPYTQALLSSVPVPDPTLKKERIILKGDLPSPVDPPSGCRFHTRCPSCMEICKQHVPIFREVEPGHEVACHLFDEEMLKLER; via the coding sequence GTGAAGGAGACTCCACTAATTGAAGTTAAAAGCCTGAAGAAGTTTTTTTCAGTGAAGAAGGGCTTTTTCGGAACTACAAGATATTTGCACGCAGTTGATGGGATCTCATTCGCTATACGTAAAGGAGAAACGTTCAGCCTTGTGGGTGAGAGTGGCTGTGGTAAATCCACTACAGGTAGACTTGTGACTCGCTTGCTGGAACCAAATGACGGTGAAGTGTGGTTTAAGGGTCAAAATATTAGCCATATTTCAGACAATCAAATGCGGCCTATTCGTAAAGATATGCAGATGGTGTTCCAAGATCCCTATGCTTCACTTAATCCACGGATGAAGGTGAAGGATCTTGTCGCTGAACCGCTGCTCATTCATACAAAGCTATCCTCCAAAGAACGGGATAAACTAGCATGTGAGCTGCTAGAGACAGTAGGACTGAACAGTTTCCATGCCGAGCGCTTCGCTTTTGAATTCAGCGGTGGACAGCGCCAACGGATTGGAATCGCCCGAGCATTGTCTGTTCGACCAAGCTTAATCGTGGCGGATGAGCCCGTGTCTGCACTGGATGTATCGATTCAGTCACAAGTGCTGAATCTATTGCAGGATCTGCAGGAAGAGTATGGTCTGACCTATTTATTCATTTCTCATGATCTAAGTGTTGTTGAACATATCAGTGATCGAATCGGTGTCATGTATCTTGGTTCCCTCGTAGAGACGGCGGATAAAGATACTTTGTATGATCGTCCAATGCATCCTTACACGCAAGCGTTGCTATCTTCTGTACCTGTACCCGATCCTACCTTAAAGAAGGAACGCATTATTCTGAAGGGAGATCTCCCAAGTCCGGTTGATCCACCGTCGGGATGCCGTTTTCATACAAGATGTCCTTCCTGTATGGAAATCTGTAAGCAGCATGTACCAATATTCCGAGAAGTTGAACCAGGTCATGAGGTTGCGTGCCATTTATTTGATGAAGAAATGCTGAAATTAGAGCGATAA
- a CDS encoding ABC transporter ATP-binding protein has product MTQNLLEVQGLKTEFKRGDGSITAVAGVDFVIKKGEVLGLVGESGCGKSVTSLSIMRLLKDTPGRISGGSVRFEGTDLTKVTDKEMRQIRGNDMAMIFQEPMTSLNPVLKIGLQLMEPIMLHLGYGRKKAREHAIHMLRLVGIPRAEELVDDYPHQLSGGMRQRVMIAMAMSCHPKLLIADEPTTALDVTIQAQILDLMKHLKEEQDMGMLLITHDLGVVAELCDRVVVMYAGRVVEEASVQELFARPQHPYTKGLIQSVPKLRQNVRRLDSIKGNVPDLSQMPAGCKFAPRCEFVTERCLTQEPELLPIEGLERKSRCWLTQQENMEGGGRL; this is encoded by the coding sequence ATGACTCAAAATTTGCTGGAAGTACAAGGGCTGAAAACGGAGTTCAAACGCGGCGATGGAAGTATAACGGCCGTTGCAGGTGTTGACTTTGTGATTAAGAAAGGTGAAGTGCTGGGTCTAGTTGGAGAATCCGGCTGTGGCAAAAGTGTAACCTCACTGTCCATTATGCGGCTGCTTAAGGATACGCCAGGTAGAATCTCCGGTGGCTCTGTTCGCTTTGAGGGGACTGATCTGACGAAAGTAACGGATAAAGAGATGCGTCAGATCCGTGGAAATGATATGGCGATGATTTTTCAGGAGCCGATGACTTCGCTTAATCCTGTGCTGAAGATTGGTTTGCAATTGATGGAGCCGATCATGCTGCATTTGGGCTATGGCCGGAAGAAAGCTCGTGAGCATGCCATTCATATGTTGCGTCTTGTGGGTATCCCACGTGCGGAAGAATTGGTGGATGATTATCCGCATCAGCTCTCTGGTGGTATGAGGCAGCGTGTCATGATTGCGATGGCGATGTCTTGTCACCCGAAGCTGCTGATTGCAGATGAACCGACAACGGCGCTGGATGTAACGATTCAAGCACAGATCCTTGATCTAATGAAGCATCTGAAAGAAGAACAGGATATGGGAATGCTGCTCATTACCCATGACCTTGGGGTAGTAGCCGAACTATGCGACCGTGTAGTTGTTATGTATGCTGGTCGTGTAGTAGAAGAAGCTTCCGTACAAGAACTCTTTGCAAGACCGCAGCATCCATATACGAAGGGATTAATTCAATCCGTTCCGAAGCTGCGCCAGAATGTACGCCGTTTGGACTCTATTAAAGGAAATGTACCTGACCTTTCACAAATGCCAGCAGGTTGTAAATTTGCCCCACGCTGCGAGTTTGTCACAGAGCGTTGTCTCACGCAGGAGCCTGAGTTACTTCCGATTGAGGGACTTGAGCGAAAGAGTCGTTGTTGGCTTACACAGCAGGAGAACATGGAAGGAGGGGGACGTTTGTGA
- a CDS encoding ABC transporter permease, which produces MSDNSAVMGTNSPIPGEVIAPEKTKGRAGVFIRKFSKQKMPLLAAFFVILLFLIAIFGPFLTPYNPEATNYDALMEGPSAAHWAGTDEYGRDILSRLIDGTRLTLAVSLSSVLIAGVLGTILGLVSGYYGGWLDRIIMRGSDVLFSFPDLLLAIGIVAILGPGLSNVVIAVAVFGTPSFARIIRSVTLSAKETLFVEAARSMGAKNRRIIWRHIFPETVPSIIVNLSMKIGGAILAAASLSFLGMGAKPTEPDWGAMLSMGRDYLSIAPHIVYFPGIAIFLTVLAFNLVGDGLRDALDPKMKN; this is translated from the coding sequence ATGAGCGACAATTCTGCAGTTATGGGAACTAATTCTCCTATACCCGGAGAGGTAATAGCCCCGGAGAAAACGAAAGGCCGCGCGGGTGTTTTTATTCGCAAGTTCAGCAAACAAAAGATGCCTCTATTGGCTGCATTTTTTGTCATATTGCTTTTTTTGATTGCAATATTCGGGCCTTTTCTGACCCCGTATAATCCTGAAGCTACGAATTACGATGCACTAATGGAGGGACCCTCTGCCGCGCACTGGGCAGGAACGGATGAATATGGCCGTGATATTCTAAGCCGTTTAATTGACGGAACAAGGTTGACTTTAGCGGTCAGTCTAAGTTCCGTATTAATTGCGGGTGTACTTGGAACCATTCTTGGTCTTGTCAGTGGATATTATGGCGGTTGGCTGGATCGGATTATTATGCGGGGGAGTGATGTACTGTTCTCATTCCCGGATTTACTGCTTGCCATTGGGATTGTCGCCATACTCGGGCCTGGTTTATCTAACGTTGTCATTGCCGTTGCAGTCTTCGGCACACCATCGTTTGCCCGAATTATTAGGAGCGTTACATTGTCTGCGAAGGAAACATTGTTTGTTGAAGCCGCCCGTTCTATGGGTGCGAAGAATCGCCGAATTATTTGGAGACATATTTTTCCGGAAACAGTTCCTAGCATTATTGTTAATCTATCCATGAAGATTGGCGGGGCAATCTTGGCCGCTGCGTCACTGAGCTTTCTAGGCATGGGCGCGAAGCCAACAGAGCCCGATTGGGGCGCGATGCTAAGTATGGGCCGTGATTATTTAAGTATCGCTCCGCATATCGTGTATTTTCCGGGGATCGCTATCTTTTTGACTGTACTTGCATTTAACCTGGTCGGGGACGGACTGCGCGATGCTCTTGATCCCAAAATGAAAAACTAA
- a CDS encoding ABC transporter permease subunit: MGRYALQRLLGVIPLLFIVSVLVFLFIHLIPGDPARLIAGKDATLEEIHGIQEQLGLNLPLWKQYINYMGDLLSGNLGNSIRSGIPVTDMLESRIMPTLWLTFLSMAWALVIGLLIGVISAVYRNKWPDHLGTLTAISGMSVPGFWLGLVLIQIFSVELGWFPTGGVDSWKSYILPSITLGMGIMSMLARYSRSSMLETLREDYIRTGRAKGLREYVVISRHALRNSLIQVVTVAGLQFGFLLGGSVMVETVFSIPGLGRLLVDSILFRDYTVIQALLLLFSTQFILINLIVDLLYGVLNPKIRFSQ; encoded by the coding sequence TTGGGTAGATATGCTTTACAAAGACTCCTCGGGGTTATTCCGCTGTTGTTCATTGTATCGGTACTAGTCTTTTTGTTTATTCACTTAATTCCGGGTGATCCGGCCCGACTTATTGCGGGTAAGGACGCCACACTTGAAGAGATTCATGGTATTCAAGAGCAACTGGGTCTCAATCTGCCCTTGTGGAAACAATACATAAACTACATGGGTGATCTACTAAGTGGTAATCTAGGTAATTCGATCCGTTCAGGGATTCCGGTCACTGATATGCTGGAGAGCAGAATAATGCCTACTTTATGGCTAACATTTCTAAGTATGGCTTGGGCGCTTGTCATTGGTCTTCTAATCGGTGTTATTTCGGCGGTTTACCGCAATAAATGGCCGGATCATTTAGGTACATTGACAGCTATTTCAGGGATGTCTGTTCCTGGATTCTGGTTAGGTTTAGTACTCATTCAAATTTTCTCGGTAGAGCTGGGCTGGTTTCCGACCGGCGGTGTAGATTCCTGGAAATCCTATATTCTTCCTTCCATTACACTTGGAATGGGGATTATGTCGATGTTGGCCCGTTACTCACGGTCATCGATGCTAGAAACGTTACGGGAGGATTATATCCGTACTGGACGTGCGAAAGGCTTACGCGAGTATGTTGTTATTAGCAGGCATGCGCTGCGCAATTCTCTTATACAGGTCGTTACTGTAGCTGGACTTCAATTTGGGTTCTTGCTTGGTGGATCGGTAATGGTTGAGACAGTGTTCAGTATTCCTGGCCTTGGTAGACTGCTGGTGGATTCCATTTTGTTCCGGGATTATACAGTTATTCAAGCTTTGCTGCTGCTGTTTTCAACACAATTTATCCTTATCAATTTAATTGTAGATTTATTGTATGGCGTACTCAATCCGAAAATCAGGTTTTCTCAGTAG
- a CDS encoding glutathione ABC transporter substrate-binding protein has translation MKVKGKVWSMFMLLLITVVVTAGCGNKANNEGQGGNTAGGTETSTPTTKNDKDIVIAINSNFITLDPHNASDTHSISAARTMYEGLMGFDENMNVVPVLATSHSISDDGLVYTFNLQENVKFQDGTDFNAEAVKVNIARIQDEKNNLRLRKSFAKVAKVETPDAKTVVITLSEPYNAFLNKVAMAPIISPKALTENGADISKMPVGTGPFKFKEWVQGDRLVVEKNPDYWQKDLPKVDSITFRPVPENGSRIAMLKTGEADFIYPMPTEQVSEVEGLEGITVDTIDSTIVRYVTLNTMKKPFDDVKVRQAINYAINKDAYIKVVKSGLGAKLDSTMSSKTQYYSQQTGYDYDIEKAKQLLAEAGYPDGFETEIWGENESETMKGMQFIQQQLALVGIKVEVKSMEGGTLSDQINSAKTPEEAKIQMWYVSWSPSSGDADGATRGLFSSEMFPPAGSNTAYYKNENVDKWIAEANKAVDPEAAKSIYANIQKTVWEDAPWAFMGVDQIISGKRSYLEGVKVFPDGSINVLNAEVK, from the coding sequence ATGAAAGTAAAAGGAAAAGTATGGTCAATGTTCATGCTGCTGCTTATTACAGTAGTAGTGACTGCAGGGTGCGGCAACAAAGCGAACAACGAGGGACAAGGTGGCAATACAGCTGGCGGCACGGAAACTAGCACCCCAACTACAAAAAATGATAAAGACATTGTAATTGCCATCAATTCTAACTTTATTACGCTGGACCCTCATAACGCTAGCGATACACATTCAATAAGCGCTGCCAGAACGATGTACGAAGGTCTAATGGGTTTTGATGAGAATATGAATGTAGTTCCTGTTCTTGCCACAAGCCATTCCATAAGTGATGACGGTTTGGTCTACACGTTCAACTTGCAAGAGAATGTTAAATTCCAAGACGGCACTGACTTTAATGCTGAAGCGGTTAAAGTAAACATCGCCCGTATTCAAGATGAGAAGAATAATCTGAGACTGCGCAAAAGCTTCGCAAAGGTAGCTAAAGTGGAGACTCCTGATGCTAAAACCGTGGTTATTACACTGAGTGAGCCGTACAACGCCTTTTTAAATAAGGTTGCCATGGCGCCGATCATTAGCCCGAAAGCTCTGACAGAAAACGGTGCCGATATTTCAAAAATGCCTGTAGGTACTGGTCCATTTAAGTTCAAAGAGTGGGTACAAGGTGATCGTCTAGTTGTTGAGAAGAATCCGGATTACTGGCAAAAAGACTTGCCGAAAGTGGATAGCATAACCTTCAGACCCGTACCAGAGAATGGATCGCGGATTGCGATGCTAAAAACTGGTGAGGCTGACTTCATTTATCCTATGCCAACCGAGCAAGTATCCGAGGTTGAAGGTCTTGAAGGAATTACTGTAGATACGATCGATTCAACCATTGTTCGTTATGTAACTTTGAATACGATGAAGAAACCTTTCGATGATGTTAAAGTACGTCAAGCCATTAACTATGCTATCAACAAAGATGCTTATATCAAGGTTGTGAAATCGGGTCTCGGCGCTAAGCTTGATTCCACAATGTCCTCCAAAACACAATATTACTCCCAACAAACAGGTTATGACTATGACATTGAAAAAGCTAAACAATTGCTTGCTGAAGCGGGATATCCTGACGGATTCGAAACCGAAATCTGGGGAGAAAACGAATCCGAAACGATGAAGGGTATGCAATTTATTCAACAACAGCTAGCGCTTGTAGGCATTAAGGTAGAAGTGAAGTCTATGGAGGGCGGTACATTGTCCGACCAAATTAACTCTGCGAAAACGCCTGAAGAAGCAAAAATTCAAATGTGGTATGTCAGCTGGTCTCCATCCTCCGGTGATGCAGATGGCGCAACTAGAGGTTTGTTCAGTAGTGAAATGTTCCCACCTGCAGGCTCGAATACAGCTTATTACAAAAATGAAAATGTAGATAAATGGATTGCTGAGGCGAATAAAGCGGTTGATCCTGAAGCGGCTAAATCCATTTATGCCAATATTCAAAAAACAGTATGGGAAGATGCTCCGTGGGCCTTCATGGGCGTTGACCAAATTATTTCTGGCAAAAGATCTTATTTGGAAGGTGTAAAAGTCTTCCCGGACGGTTCCATAAATGTCCTCAATGCAGAAGTAAAATAA
- a CDS encoding asparaginase: MGFTTLVEEYRGGLLENVHYGAVSVVDEKGNILYKTGNPEHMTYLRSAAKPFQALPVMKRRIDEVYGLTSKEASLFTASHRGEAFHIEALESLFQKMGLKEEGLHCCSTYPLNEEAKAERHRANEPTRKIFHNCSGKHAGLMGLSKYMGWDIDTYYEPNHPVQQEILETMAYIAEVPKESIPQGIDGCGLPIFALPLHKIAYSYLKLACPDLIEDIEIRNAAAVTAKLMNDNPVMIADTKFVCSELLKDDNLTAKGGAKGVYGIGLRKERIGISLKVSDGSEQVWPCIIASILERLGYSNQATIDRLYALVPNTIVNDGGTIVGERRAVFQWEV, translated from the coding sequence AGTCGATGAGAAAGGTAACATCTTGTACAAAACAGGAAACCCGGAGCATATGACCTATCTTCGGTCAGCTGCTAAGCCGTTCCAAGCTTTACCGGTTATGAAGCGACGGATCGACGAAGTGTATGGTTTGACAAGTAAGGAAGCCTCACTCTTTACTGCTTCGCATCGGGGAGAGGCCTTCCACATTGAAGCACTTGAATCTCTTTTTCAAAAAATGGGATTAAAAGAAGAGGGACTTCATTGCTGTTCTACATATCCATTGAATGAGGAAGCCAAGGCGGAGCGTCATCGGGCGAATGAGCCTACTCGCAAAATCTTTCATAATTGCTCGGGTAAGCATGCCGGGTTAATGGGTCTCAGCAAATATATGGGTTGGGATATAGATACTTATTATGAACCTAACCATCCTGTACAACAGGAGATCCTTGAGACCATGGCCTATATAGCTGAAGTACCGAAGGAATCCATTCCTCAAGGAATTGATGGTTGTGGTCTACCCATTTTCGCACTTCCGCTGCACAAAATCGCTTATTCATATTTAAAGCTAGCCTGTCCTGATTTGATCGAGGATATTGAAATACGCAACGCAGCTGCTGTGACTGCAAAGCTTATGAATGATAATCCGGTGATGATAGCAGATACGAAATTCGTCTGCTCAGAGCTTTTAAAGGATGATAATCTGACGGCCAAGGGCGGGGCTAAAGGTGTATATGGTATTGGTCTTCGTAAGGAACGAATCGGTATATCACTAAAAGTATCCGATGGCTCTGAGCAAGTCTGGCCTTGTATCATCGCATCGATTCTGGAACGTTTAGGCTATAGCAATCAAGCTACAATTGATCGTTTATATGCGCTCGTACCAAATACCATCGTTAATGATGGCGGTACTATTGTAGGCGAACGCCGAGCTGTATTCCAATGGGAAGTTTGA